The sequence ATATCATGCGCCGGCTCGAGCGCTATGCCGTTCTTACTACCATCGACCGGCATTGGCGCGACAATATGTACGAGATGGATCAGCTTAAGACCGGTATCGGGCTGAGGGCCTATGGTCAGCGCGATCCGCTGGTCGAGTACAAGCGCGAAGCGTACCGGATTTTCGCCGAAATGATCCAGACGGTCGACAAGGATATTGTCGGAATGGTTTTCAAGCTGCAGGTACGGATGCCGGAAAAATCCCGCGAGGAGCGCCGCCGCGAAGCACAGAAGGAAGTCACCGCCATCCATCAGGAGACGGTCGGTATGGGCTTCGGCTCGGCGACACAGGCCGAGGAAGCCAATCCGATGGCGGACGCCTCGAAACGCGGCAAAGCCAAACCGATCCGCCGGGAAGTGGAAAAAGTGGGCCCCAATGACCCCTGCCCCTGCGGCTCCGGGAAAAAATACAAAAAATGCCACGGCCGAATGGAATAAACTTGGTTTGAATTATTGCAAATCGGATGCATCTTTATATAAATCCTGTCGTAAGAATTTCATAAAAGATATAATGATATGACCAATATCCTTTTTGTTTGCAGCGGTAATTCCGTCCGGTCGCAGATGGCTGAAGGGCTGGCCCGACATCTCGGCAACGGCGACTGTGAAATCAAATCGGCCGGGATTACACCCATCGGCGTCCACTCCGCCGCCGCAAAATCAATGAATGAAATAGGCATCGATATTTCGGCCCACACCTCCGATCATCTCAGCCGTGATTTGCTCGACTGGGCCGATTATGTTGTCACCCTGTGCAATTCGGTCATGATTGCCTTTCCCGTGCTTCCTCCCCGAACCAAACATATTCACTGGGATATTCCCAATCCTGACCGTTATTACGACAGTCCCGAACTGCA is a genomic window of candidate division Zixibacteria bacterium HGW-Zixibacteria-1 containing:
- a CDS encoding arsenate reductase; the encoded protein is MTNILFVCSGNSVRSQMAEGLARHLGNGDCEIKSAGITPIGVHSAAAKSMNEIGIDISAHTSDHLSRDLLDWADYVVTLCNSVMIAFPVLPPRTKHIHWDIPNPDRYYDSPELQLKGFARVRDLLKEKIEKLFEEI